Within the Verrucomicrobiota bacterium genome, the region ACGAGTCCCGCATTGGTCAGTATCCCATACAAATACCGATAGCCACTCCCCGGCATTCGGAGCACCCCATTGGTTGGCACCGTTACCATGCCATTGGTCGCAATCGTGCCGCTGGTCCAATCCACCGCCCCGACGAACATGTTGGTGCCGGTGATGGTCGCACCTGACCAAACCATGTTTGGGCACTGAATGATACCGTCGAATAGAATGGTTCCAGAAGACATCAGGTTGGTGCCCGCTCCCGAAAAAATTGTTCCGCCGGCGAACGTGCTCCCGCCAGCATACGACAACGTTCCGGACAAAATCTCCAAAGCACCGCTGTTTTTCAGCGGGATGCTTGACAAATAGGTCGTTGCAACGCCGCCGCTTTTGCGCAGAATTCCCGTATTCAAAATCAAAGGGCTGCCAGAGGCATAACTGACTGTCACATCGTTTTGAATGTCAAAGATCGCACTGCTTTGGTTTACCACCGTCCCTCCATAGAACTGCAGGGTTCCCCCGGATAAGGCCACGAGTCCCGCATTGGTCAGTATCCCATACAAATACCGATAGCCACTCCCCGGCATTCGGAGCACCCCATTGGTTGGCACCGTTACCATGCCATTGGTCGCAATCGTGCCGCTGGTCCAATCCACCGCCCCGACGAACATGTTGGTGCCGGTGATGGTCGCACCTGACCAAACCATGTTTGGGCACTGAATGATACCGTCGAATAGAATGGTTCCAGAAGACATCAGGTTGGTGCCCGCTCCCGAAAAAATTGTTCCGCCGGCGAACGTGCTCCCGCCAGCATACGACAACGTTCCGGACAAAATCTCCAAAGCACCGCTGTTTTTCAGCGGGATGCTTGACAAATAGGTCGTTCCAACCCCGCCGCTTTTACGCAGAATTCCCGCATTCAAAATCAACGGATTGCCGGTGGCCAGGCTGATGGAGACATCGTTCTGAATGTCGAAGATACCACTGGCAAGATTCACCAAGGTGCCGCCATAGAATTGCATTCCACCATTGGTCACGGTGACCAACCCCGCATTGGTCAGAGGCCCATTTAAGTACTTGGTGCCACTCCCTGATATGCGAAACACCCCATTAGTCGCGACGGTCACAGACCCATTGTTTGCAATCGAACCCCCGCTCCAAATCACGGTGCCACTGAGCATGTTGGTCCCCGCCAAAGTGCCGCTGGTGAGATTGAATTGACCATGGCTGCTGACCATCAGCGGCCCATTCAGCGTGAAGATGGGACCGCTGAGGGTAAAGGTTTGGCTGCCGTTCGCGCCACCAATCTCCAATCCGCTTACGTTGGCGTTGACATCCAGGTTAACGGTGTACGTTCCGCTGTTGGTTATGAGAACCGTATCCGCAGCTCCTGGCACCTGGTTGGGGCTCCAGTTTACGGCCGCGCTCCATGATCCGCCGCTCTGGTTGGTCCAGCAGACCGTGGTGGCGAACGCCCCTGATCCACTGAAGAAAAACTGGCTGAGGATGAATAGCGCCATCCATACCCGACACGGGGTAGTGGCAGCAACCATGTTCCGGCTTGTGAGCATGATGCGGAGGCTACGCGACTCGGCCAATTGTGTCAAGGAATTGCAGCTTCGAATTGCAGCTTCGAAGGCCAGTTCTTCAGGGCTGCATCAAGCTCAGTTTGGTTCAAGCTGGAAGCGGCGGTTCGGGTGTTCCCATGGCCACGGAATTACCCGAAAGCAAGTGAAGCGATTAAGCCGATTCCCTCAGCCGGATAATGAAAATCCTCTCCCCGAGGGAGAAGATACCGGTGAGACTTCCCTGAACCAAAGACTTTCGCTTTTTGAACCCATGAACCTTTGGATAAAGTGCCTCTGCGACAACTGTTTACAGAAAATGGCGATCAAAATTCAGAGGGTGATAACGGTAACCAGTTGAGCCTGTTTAACTTATAACCGGACAGTTGTGACCTTTTATATTTTATGGCTGAAGCACCAAAAATCGCCGAGGAAATCAAATCCATGGAGTACGAGCCGCTGCTACCCGTGGAAAAGAAACTGATCGCCTGAAGCCTGGGTATTGGCTTTGCGTTGCTGATCATCCTGTTCTTTGTCAGCCGCCTGATCCTCATCGCACACTGATTGGACGCGCTTCGAACGGTTAACCTCGTAACTGTTTCAGGCTCTCGGATTACGTAACACGATCAACCACGCCACGCCACGTCGCACAGGAATGCGTTCTTGCGGCTTGATTTTGGCAGATCGCATAATAGGGGAAATTGCAGGGGAAAGAAACCTTGCTGCTCAAACAATCGCACGACGCCTTTCTAGCGTTGCTCCGCAACCGCTTCTGGAAAAACAAACCCCGCAATTTCAAGGGCCTGAACTAAGCGCCATTCTAGTCCGTCCCTTTGCCATGATAATCATCCAGGTTCTTGGAGAGATAAACGTGTTTAATTTCCTGGCCGAACCCGCTTTTACGGAAAAAGAGCAGCGCGTCGCTGTTGTCTTCATCGGTATCCACCAGCATGATGCGCGCTTCCTTCTGCACGAATAAATCGGTCAGTTGGGTCACCAGCCGCTTGGCCACACCCCGCCCCTTCTGGGACGGTTCGACGCCCAGCCAGAGCAACCATCCGTAGCGCCACGCGCTCTGCGGTTTTTCCATCACGCGCCCGAGCGCAAACCCGAGAATGCGCCCGGCTTTTTCCGCTACGAGACACAGATCGCCCTCGGCACTGAAAAGCTGGGCCAGTTCATGGTCATCCCAGGAACGGTAGAGCGTGGGCAGTTTCTCCGCGGTGAAAATCTTCTGCCCCAGCTCAAACACGGCGGGGATATCTTCCAGCCTCATCTCGCGGATCACGACGGGCGAGGCGCTGGCGCGGGGGCGGCGTCTCCGGGGTTTCTCAGGTTCGTTGGCAACGGCGACTTCGGACATATAAAATCTCCAGATGAAGAATGCTCGCCAGGGCGGCACGGGCCGCCCTGACAAATTTTCTCTCGCGTTGGGAGGTTAGATCAGCGAAGCCGCCTTTTGCAGCGCCTCGTCCACCTTGCTGGCATCCTTGCCGCCGCCCCGGGCGCCATCCGGCTTGCCGCCGCCCTTGCCGCCGACGATGGGGGCAATCGTTTGAACGATCTTGCCCGCTTGAATTTTGGCCGTAAAAGCCGGGGACACGGAAGCCACGATGGTCACCGCATTATTCGCCGCCCCCGCAAAGACAATGACGCCCTGGAACTGGCCCTTCAGCTCGTTGACCATGCTCTGCAGCGTGTCGCCATCGGCATCCACCCGCTCGATCAAAGCTGGCACGCCATTGAGCGTGCGCGCCTTGGCGAGCAAACTGCGGGCCTGCTCCGCCGCCTGCTTCTGCTGCATCGCCTTGAGCTGTTTTTCCAAATCCCGTGATTGCGCGAGCACGGCCTCGATCTTCTTTTCCAGTTCGCCGAGGGGTGAATTGACCTTGCCGGCCACACTCTTGATCAGTTGCAGCTCCTCGTTGGCCTGGCGATACGCCTCCAGCCCGGCCACCGCTTCAATGCGCCGCACGCCGGCGGCAATGGCGGATTCCGCCACGATGCGGAACAGCCCGATCTCGCCGGTGGCGCGGGTGTGCGTGCCGCCGCAGAGTTCCATGGAGTAGCCGTCCAGCGAACCGGCCTTGCCGCCGATCTGCACGACGCGGACGACGTCGCCATATTTGTCGCCGAAAAATTGCATCACGTCTTTGCGGCCCTTGACGTCGCCGTAGGGTACCTCGCTCCAGCTTACGCCGGCATTTACGAGGATGCGCTCATTGACCAGCGCCTCGACATCCGCCACCTGTTGCGGGGTGAGTGGCGCGCAGTTAAAGTCGAACGTCAGCTTCTCCGGTCCGACAAACGAACCTTTCTGCGAGGCCTCGCGGCTGACGACTTCGTGGATGGCCCAGTGCAGCAAGTGTGTGACTGTATGATGGCGTTGGATGGCGTTGCGGCGCGCCTGATCCACAGTCAACGCGATTTCCTGCCCCACGGTGGGAGCGTCCTTGTCCGCCAATAAGTGCAGCCAGGTATTCCCGGACTTCTGAGTGTTGGCGACGCGCCAAAGCTGGCCGCCTGCGGTGATCTCTCCCGTATCACCGACCTGGCCGCCCATTTCCGCGTAGCAGGCCGAGGTGTCCAGAATGACTGCCGTCTTATCCTTAATGTTGACCACTTCCAACACTTTGGCCACCGTTTGCAAATTCTCGTAACCCACATAACGCGTGGGAGCGGTGGTTTCGATCTGGGAAAGTTCGATGACTTCCTTCTTCTGCGAGGCGCGCGCCCGGGCGCGCTGCTCTTCCATGAGCTTGTTGAAACCGGCGACGTCCACCGTCAGTCCGCGCTCGCGGGCCATGAGTTCCGTGAGGTCGAGCGGGAAGCCGTAGGTGTCGTAGAGAACAAA harbors:
- a CDS encoding N-acetyltransferase: MSEVAVANEPEKPRRRRPRASASPVVIREMRLEDIPAVFELGQKIFTAEKLPTLYRSWDDHELAQLFSAEGDLCLVAEKAGRILGFALGRVMEKPQSAWRYGWLLWLGVEPSQKGRGVAKRLVTQLTDLFVQKEARIMLVDTDEDNSDALLFFRKSGFGQEIKHVYLSKNLDDYHGKGTD